From a region of the Triticum aestivum cultivar Chinese Spring chromosome 7D, IWGSC CS RefSeq v2.1, whole genome shotgun sequence genome:
- the LOC123168213 gene encoding protein NONRESPONDING TO OXYLIPINS 2, mitochondrial isoform X2: MASFCRSAAAAARSAALRSKSRIASPFPATRSPVAAPRLRRSTVKMLAGAESLMPLHSAVAGARLRSCIAADSSCWSCLSQDFALPR; encoded by the exons ATGGCGTCTTTctgccgctccgccgccgccgcggccaggtCGGCTGCGCTCCGGTCCAAGTCCCGGATCGCGAGCCCGTTCCCGGCGACGAGGTCTCCCGTTGCCGCTCCTCGCCTCCGCAG GTCCACGGTGAAGATGCTGGCGGGCGCGGAGTCGCTGATGCCGCTCCACAGCGCGGTGGCTGGCGCGCGGCTACGGTCGTGCATCGCCGCCGACTCCTCCTGCTGGAGCTGCCTCTCCCAAG
- the LOC123168213 gene encoding protein NONRESPONDING TO OXYLIPINS 2, mitochondrial isoform X1: MASFCRSAAAAARSAALRSKSRIASPFPATRSPVAAPRLRRSTVKMLAGAESLMPLHSAVAGARLRSCIAADSSCWSCLSQGLIKRI, translated from the exons ATGGCGTCTTTctgccgctccgccgccgccgcggccaggtCGGCTGCGCTCCGGTCCAAGTCCCGGATCGCGAGCCCGTTCCCGGCGACGAGGTCTCCCGTTGCCGCTCCTCGCCTCCGCAG GTCCACGGTGAAGATGCTGGCGGGCGCGGAGTCGCTGATGCCGCTCCACAGCGCGGTGGCTGGCGCGCGGCTACGGTCGTGCATCGCCGCCGACTCCTCCTGCTGGAGCTGCCTCTCCCAAG